Proteins encoded within one genomic window of Haloplanus vescus:
- a CDS encoding undecaprenyl-diphosphate phosphatase, translating into MDRSVLIAIIVGALQGVFEWLPISSEGNLTLILAWLGESPQQAVAFALFLHLGTAFSATAYYRHEIATELGTLRTWRPGVALQDEYMQTTFLGIATLVSGGVGVSAYLLLAEIVSALTGGTIVIGIGGLLILTGIFQRLSTSVERASPATPTLWEAVLVGIAQGLAILPGISRSGSTTGVLLLRGYAAPTSFRLSFLLSIPAAIGGGLLAFLDTGLPGLSLSSGLIALLTAAIVGYLTIDALMRIVNRVAFWVVCLGLGSLAILGGGLLL; encoded by the coding sequence ATGGACCGTTCGGTACTCATCGCAATTATTGTTGGTGCCCTGCAGGGCGTTTTTGAATGGCTCCCGATCTCTAGTGAGGGAAATCTCACACTTATCTTGGCTTGGCTCGGTGAAAGCCCGCAGCAAGCAGTCGCATTTGCCCTTTTTCTCCATCTTGGAACTGCCTTCTCTGCGACAGCGTATTATCGGCATGAGATCGCAACTGAATTGGGAACACTTCGTACCTGGCGCCCGGGCGTAGCACTACAGGACGAATATATGCAAACAACGTTTCTGGGTATTGCAACACTTGTCTCTGGGGGTGTTGGAGTGAGTGCGTATCTGTTGCTTGCGGAGATTGTCTCTGCATTAACTGGCGGTACGATCGTTATCGGCATCGGAGGGCTACTCATCCTCACTGGCATTTTCCAGCGGCTCTCAACATCTGTTGAGCGTGCATCACCGGCAACGCCCACACTCTGGGAGGCGGTCCTTGTCGGGATTGCCCAAGGCCTTGCAATTCTTCCCGGTATCTCTCGTTCTGGCTCGACGACCGGTGTCTTGCTATTGCGTGGCTATGCGGCTCCGACATCGTTTCGGCTCTCGTTTTTGCTGTCGATTCCCGCCGCAATCGGTGGTGGACTTTTGGCTTTCCTCGATACCGGATTACCCGGACTTTCACTCTCTAGCGGTCTGATTGCTCTTCTCACTGCGGCGATTGTCGGCTACCTCACGATTGATGCACTCATGCGGATCGTCAATCGGGTCGCGTTCTGGGTTGTTTGTCTTGGTCTGGGGAGTCTTGCAATACTTGGTGGTGGCCTCTTGCTGTGA
- the glmM gene encoding phosphoglucosamine mutase — MFGTSGIRGPIGETVTADTALSVGRALASEGYHDIVVGRDPRESGRMLEKALTSGLVECGANVIRLGQAATPTVARSVSWHDADAGVAITASHNPPCDNGLKLWTPSGQAFDAEQRECIASCIEAGDFALSPWDELGETTRYDHADDDHRQALCTTIESPLDLSVIVDLGTGAGRVTVEVLTELGCAVETLNAQPDGRFPGRPSEPTAANCATLRQTVAHTDADLGIAHDGDADRMLAVDETGTFIPGDVLLALFAQQAATPGDRVAAPVDTSLLVDDALSAQDVTVMRTKVGDVFVAQQVTMDDVAFGGEPSGAWIWPEETLCPDGPLAACKLAELVATEESLSTLIEDIETYPIRRQNVETTQKAQVMAAVENLATERYNGDSIEMLDGVRIETENGWMLIRASGTQPLIRLTTEARTETRADALLSEANELVATAQTSK, encoded by the coding sequence ATGTTTGGAACAAGTGGTATTCGCGGCCCTATCGGCGAAACAGTGACTGCGGACACAGCACTATCCGTCGGCCGAGCGCTGGCCTCTGAGGGGTATCATGACATCGTTGTCGGCCGTGATCCACGAGAGAGTGGACGGATGCTCGAGAAGGCCCTAACTAGTGGTCTTGTGGAATGTGGTGCCAACGTGATTCGGCTCGGCCAAGCAGCGACACCGACGGTTGCTCGGAGTGTGAGTTGGCACGATGCAGATGCCGGTGTTGCAATTACCGCCTCGCACAATCCACCGTGCGATAATGGACTCAAGCTGTGGACTCCATCTGGCCAAGCTTTTGATGCGGAGCAGCGCGAGTGTATCGCTTCTTGCATTGAGGCTGGCGATTTCGCTCTTTCACCATGGGATGAGCTAGGAGAGACAACACGCTATGACCATGCTGACGACGATCACAGACAGGCACTGTGTACCACAATCGAATCACCACTAGATCTGTCTGTCATCGTTGATCTCGGAACGGGAGCCGGACGTGTGACTGTTGAAGTCTTAACTGAACTGGGATGTGCCGTTGAAACGCTAAACGCTCAACCAGATGGTCGCTTCCCGGGACGGCCAAGCGAGCCAACAGCTGCTAACTGTGCTACACTTCGCCAAACAGTAGCGCATACTGATGCTGATCTCGGGATTGCCCATGACGGTGATGCCGATCGAATGCTCGCCGTTGATGAGACTGGGACCTTTATCCCGGGGGATGTGCTGCTTGCGTTGTTTGCTCAACAGGCAGCTACTCCTGGCGACCGTGTTGCTGCCCCTGTCGATACGAGCTTGCTTGTTGACGACGCGCTCAGTGCGCAGGATGTGACAGTTATGCGGACGAAAGTTGGCGACGTATTCGTCGCTCAGCAAGTGACTATGGATGATGTCGCCTTCGGAGGCGAACCCAGCGGAGCGTGGATTTGGCCCGAGGAAACGCTCTGTCCGGATGGTCCTCTAGCGGCATGCAAACTTGCCGAACTTGTGGCAACAGAAGAATCGCTCTCAACACTTATTGAGGATATTGAAACATATCCGATCCGCCGGCAAAACGTCGAGACCACCCAGAAGGCACAAGTCATGGCTGCCGTTGAGAATCTCGCAACAGAGCGATATAACGGAGATTCGATTGAAATGCTGGATGGCGTGCGAATCGAAACGGAAAACGGGTGGATGTTAATTCGAGCCAGCGGCACGCAACCGCTCATCCGGCTCACGACCGAAGCACGAACGGAAACTCGTGCCGACGCATTACTCTCAGAGGCTAATGAATTAGTCGCAACTGCTCAAACATCAAAATAA
- the glmU gene encoding bifunctional sugar-1-phosphate nucleotidylyltransferase/acetyltransferase, producing the protein MYGVVLAAGQGTRMQPLTDSQPKPLLPVGGQPLIEYVFDACVDIVDEFVVVIGYRGDDVRAKLGDTYRETPLTYVEQDETAGTAHAIGQTESVIDDRFVVLNGDVLVDSTLPTALAETGGHAVATTSVSDPTAYGVVSLAPDGSLEDIVEKPADPPTELANVGCYAFEPDIFEYIHRTEKSERGEFEITETLERLLADGHDVSVVEYDGQWLDVGRPWELLAANEHVLADSDRDIQGDTASNAQLSGAVIIEEGAVIHDGVVIDGPAVVKSGAEIGPNAYIRGATAIGADSHVGHSVEVKNSILLPGATVPHLSYVGDSVLGRDVNLGAGTNVANLRHDGESVQMTIKDERVDTGRRKLGVVLGDGVQTGINTSLNAGVKIGCNVCIAPGATVLHDRGLE; encoded by the coding sequence ATGTACGGTGTGGTACTCGCAGCTGGTCAGGGAACCCGAATGCAACCGCTGACTGATTCGCAGCCGAAGCCGTTGCTTCCTGTCGGTGGTCAGCCACTTATTGAATATGTTTTCGATGCGTGTGTTGACATTGTTGATGAGTTCGTCGTGGTGATTGGCTATCGTGGAGACGATGTGCGGGCAAAACTGGGTGACACATACCGTGAGACGCCGCTCACCTATGTCGAACAGGATGAGACCGCGGGTACGGCACACGCAATTGGACAAACAGAATCAGTTATTGACGATCGATTTGTCGTCCTCAATGGCGACGTTCTCGTCGACTCAACGCTTCCAACCGCGCTTGCTGAGACTGGTGGCCACGCAGTTGCAACAACATCCGTGTCCGATCCTACTGCGTACGGCGTTGTATCACTTGCTCCAGATGGCTCACTTGAGGATATCGTGGAAAAACCTGCTGACCCCCCGACGGAACTCGCGAATGTCGGGTGTTATGCGTTCGAGCCAGACATTTTCGAGTATATTCACCGAACAGAAAAGAGCGAGCGTGGTGAATTCGAGATAACCGAAACGCTTGAGCGACTTCTCGCGGACGGCCATGACGTTTCAGTTGTTGAGTACGATGGCCAATGGCTTGATGTGGGACGTCCTTGGGAACTGCTGGCAGCGAATGAGCATGTCCTTGCCGATAGCGATCGAGATATTCAGGGAGATACCGCCTCAAACGCCCAGTTATCGGGGGCTGTTATCATCGAGGAGGGGGCAGTTATACACGACGGTGTTGTCATTGACGGTCCAGCAGTGGTGAAATCTGGGGCAGAGATTGGGCCGAATGCGTATATCCGTGGTGCAACGGCTATTGGAGCTGATTCCCACGTCGGACATAGTGTTGAGGTGAAAAATTCTATTTTGCTACCGGGTGCGACAGTTCCACATCTCTCGTATGTCGGTGATTCCGTTCTGGGTCGAGACGTGAATCTGGGCGCTGGTACAAACGTAGCCAATCTACGCCATGACGGCGAATCAGTCCAGATGACGATCAAAGACGAGCGTGTCGATACAGGGCGACGAAAACTAGGGGTCGTGCTGGGTGATGGTGTACAAACTGGGATTAATACGAGCCTGAATGCAGGTGTGAAAATTGGATGTAACGTCTGTATCGCTCCGGGTGCAACTGTACTGCATGATCGTGGTCTGGAGTGA